The Lottiidibacillus patelloidae nucleotide sequence ACAAGTTGAAGTAACTGCAAATATTAGTATGATTTGTACGATTGCTAACTTGCAGCAATAAATGATAGAGGCTGGACAATAACTAAGCCTGGCCCGTGGAAAGCGAGAGATTTTGACGGAGCATTATATTTTCATCGAAATAAAAGAAAGAACTGAACGATCCAGATTTTAAGTCTGAATGAGTTCAGTTCTTTCTATTCTTATAAACTTTTTGTCCCAACTTCTTTTCAATGCGTGGCTTCATTTCTTAATAGGGACAATTATATCATAAGCTACACCATGTTCTGCATTATTAATTGTAATTGAGCCATTGTGTGAATCAATGACCTTTTTTACAATTGTTAGACCAAGTCCAAAATTTCCTTCCAAACCTTTTGAAAATGGTTCAAATAACTTTTCTAGTAATGCCTCATCAATCTTAGGGCCATCATTCCAAATGTGCAATTTACCAAATTCGTTTTCTTTAGAGAAAGAAATCTTAATTTGAGTTTTAGCATAACGGAGGCAATTATTTAAAATATTTTCCAATGCTACTTCAAATTGGGCCCTATTGCCAATCATTCCAAAATCATTATTTTCAATTACCCAATTCACTTCTCTTTTTTGATGTTTTACTCGGTTCGATACAGCTTGTAGTAATTCAAGAATTTGAAATGGTTCGTATTGTTTATGTTTCGTTTCTAAATATTGTAGTTTTGTTAAATAAAGTAGATCTTGGATTTTTGTCTCTAACCTTTTTGCTTCTTCAGAAATGACTTCCGTCGTTTTTTCTAATGTACCTTTCACGTACAAACCATCCCGAATTGCTTCAGCATAACTCTGTATAATCATGACCGGAGTTTTTAAGTCATGAGAAATGTTTTGCATAAAAGATTGTTGTGCTTTATCTTGTTGAAGTAGTTGCTTTCGCATTTCCTCAATCGATTGTGCTAATTCACCTAATTCATCACTTCGTTTAATGTTTAATGGTTCATCCCAATTTCTTTTTGCAATTTTTCTTACGTGCAATTTCATCGTGATAATCGGCTTCGTTAATCGTTTTGCAAGTCCTGAGGAAATAAAAATACTAATCACGATTATAATTGCCATTAGGAAGAAAATCCTTTTAAACAAAGTAACAACAAGTTCATCTCTGTACGTATCCCACATGAATGAAATTACGTAATAATTCTTTTCATGCTCGACTAATTTTTGAGCAACGATAAATATTGTTTCTCCTTGAAATGGAATGGAATATTTTTTACTACTTACGTTTTCTCTATTAATATTAGTAATTATTTTTGAGATGATTAACGGATTTAACTTTGTTCCTTTTATTATCTTTCCTTCATTATTTACTAGTACGTGATTTACTGTTCGTATCGATTGGATTTCTTGGGGAGAATCGATCTTCCCTATTTCTAAGTCACGATTTTTATTATAAAAAAATTGTTGAGAGTAATGTATTGTTGTAAATATTTCTTCCGTAAAAAAATTTTTCAAAGTAATAGGGAGAAAAAATAATAGTAAGAGAGAAGTGCATAATAGTAAACCTGTAAATACAGCTGTAATTTGAATGAATAATGGCCATTTTTTCATCATTGTGGCATCCTATACCCATATCCATAAATTGTTTCTAGAGGTAGGTTTGGCATTTTTTTTCGCAATCGACGAATTAAGTCATCTACGACACGGTCAGATCCAAAGTAATCTTCTCCCCAAATGGTAATTAAAATATTCTCGCGAGAGAACGCAACGCCTTTATGGTTACAGAAATAACATAGTAAATCGAATTCTTTTGCAGTTAGTTCAAGAGAAGTGCCTTCAAACAAAACGTCACGTTTGTTTTCAAATATTTGGTATTCTCCGCAATGTAAAACAAGGTCTTGTTGTTTCGGACTACCGTAAACACGTTGAAGTACATTTTTAACACGAATCGTTAGCTCCCTTGGAAGAAATGGTTTAGAAATATAATCGTCACAGCCCATTTCTAATCCAATAACACGATCTAGCTCAGCATCACGAGCTGAAATGAAAATGACTGGCACATTACTTTTCTTTTTGACTTCTTTTAGTAATTGAAAGCCATCAATGTCAGGAAGCATAATGTCTAAAATCCACAGGTGTGGTTCATCACTTGAAGCTAATGCTTCTTCACCTGTATGGAAAGAGTGGACTATCCAATCTTCTTTTTTTAAATAGGTTGTTAATATTTCGTTAAGTGATTTCTCATCTTCAACTATGTTGATGACATATTGCATCGTTACTCCCCCTATAAATATGAAAAGAAAGGACGTAGCTAGACGTCCCTTCGGTAAATTCTCTTAATTTGAAAAAGAAGCAATGAACGCTTTCAGACGCTCATTTTGTGTTTTAAATACTTCTAAAACTTTTGGAAGTGTTTGGCGAATTAAATCAGCATCTTCAGAGGCAATAGCCTCGTTAAATTCCTTTATTAATTCATGATGCTTTTCATGGTTTCCAGCGAAGTCGTGTTTGTCCTTGAAGTGGCCGAATTTTTCTTTCATTATTTGATGAGCTTCTTCTTTCGTTAGTTCGCCATTTTTTACTTGTTCATGAAGCTTTTTCATTTCTTCTTTGTACGTTTCTTTAATGCTTTCTTTTTTGCTAGCTTTTAATTCTTTTATTTGTTCCATTAAGCTTTTCCGTTCAGCAAGAACTTCTTCCCAGTCACTTAATTGATCGGGTGTATATTTTTCTGCGAGTAGCTGAAAGTACATACCTTTATGAACACCTAATTTAATATGGTCTCGTTTATGCTCCCATTTCTTTTTCATCACATCAGTAATTTTGGTCTTTTTGTTTTGTTCTTTAGCAGAGTCTTCGTCTGTTTGAGCAAATGCTAGAACAGGTAAAGCTAACGTTAACACTATCGCAAGAATAAATCCTTTTGATTTTAAGAACTTCATTTTTTCATCTCCTTAAATCGTTTTTTAATACATTTATAGGATAGCCAATAAATATCGAATGAAAATCGAAATAATGTGTGAAATTATGTGATGGCAATGATAATTCTATCTAATTAAATAATATATTTTTACTCGTTTAGGAGCAAGTCAATATCTGTTAAGAGTTGTTCATGATTAAAAGGAACGTTAGGTTTTGTCATTTCATAAATTCCCCGGATGCGATTCTCTTTATCAACTAAGTAAAATTTTGTTTGATGAGAAAAGTAGCCGCTTGCAGTTTTTTTATAGATTAATTTAAATTGCGAAATGGCTCTTTCAGTTTCTGTAACAGTTCCATGTAGCCATATCCAACCATTAAAGTCTGCTTCAAAAGCCTTTGCATATTTTAGCAACGTTTCTTTATCATCTCTTTCAGGATCAAAAGACATCGTTATTAATTGAACTTTATTTGCAAAAAGGTCTTTTTCTTTCAAATTAATTTGTAGACGTTTAAAGTCATTCATTGTCATTGGACATATATCAGGGCAATTCGTGTAAATAAATGCGATGACTTTAATCGTATTATTATCGAAAAAGTATTTCTCATTAGTAATAGAATTCATTTGGAAAGGTTCAACTGTATGTAATACAGGAAGAGTTTTTCCATTTGGCCAAAAAGTGTAAATTAGTGCACCAATTGATAATAACAATAAGATTATAATCCTTTTTTTATACTTCATATGTAACACCTCTTTAGAATTTTGGTTTATTGTACGTGTCCTATTATTAATATGCTCATAAACTATTAATATGGAATGGGGGTGACTATTATTGCTACAAAAGAATTATGTGGTACGGAAGTAATCATTCGTTTAGGTGGACTAAAGGAAAAGCTCACTCATAAGCTAAATGAATTTAAAGGATCTGTGTTAGAAGTTGAACATGGCTGTCTAAAGAAAAGGAAAATAAGTGGGGAAGTACTACTAACTATCTTTCAGTTCTTGCACTTGAAAGAACGGAACAAAGTTGTCATGTTGCCTTTACCTTTAATTCACAGGATTACTCATGATGGAAAAGAGATTTTAAGTGAAGTTGAAGGTAAGAATTAATTATGTAGAAAGTAACCTATTAAGGTTACTTTTCTTCTGTAGGAAGAGCAAAAATACTAATTTCGGCAAAAGTAATTCCGACTTCACCATTTTTCGTATCTAACAATACTTTCCTTTCAGTCACATCTTTAATGGTTCCAGTATATCGTTTCTTTGTAGTTCTAATAATGATTGGAAGACCTATCTGCTTCTTTAAAATATCTTTGATAGAAGGAGAGAAAAAGTGTTTAAAAAGAGTAGGTGAGTTAGCGACGGATTTACCAAATTTTAATACCAGATTTCTTCGATCACAAGGCTCTAAATTATCAAATATTGTATTCTTTTCCTTTTCAACAAAATCATTTTCTTCATGAGTTATTAAGCAAATCGAGTGAAAAGGAAGGAAACGCTCACCATAAAAACTTTTGATAGCAACAAAATCCATCCCTACCATTTCAATCTCTCCTGTAACTCTTTTCATCCAAGGTATTTTTACTGGGAAAAGTATATTGATAGGCCAGACAGTTTTTACAGTGACTTTAATACCTAGTAATCTTTTAAACGCTTTTTCTACCGCTGAATCCACAATCACTGTTTCACGGCCATGGTCCCCAGTTGTTGCCAAATCAAGAAGTAATTCATTTGCTTTTTTAATATGCTTTTCTAATATTTCGAGATCGTCATGCTCTAAACAAGAAGTTGGAGATGTTAACATTTCACGTTCACTTAATTCAGGAAACTTTTCCTCGGGGATGCAAAAGGGATTTGGAGTACTAGAAGAGCTTTCAAAGTTTTGAGGTTCCATTTCTTTACTCAACTTTTTTCCTCCTTACTATCGGCACTGATATTGTTAATTTCAGCTAAGTTATTTAGATTTCTCTCATGCACTCGCATAATTCCCCACATACCGAGTTCTAAATCCCAGCGGAAGTTTCCTGAGCGATACATATAATCACCTGCAAAGCCGTTTATTCCACCTGCTCCGAAGAGTAATTTAATATTTGCACAATGTCCTTTCAACATGTTTGGTTCAATTGAAACGATACTTGAGCCGATATCTTTGTCATCAGAAAGCCAACTATGCCCATGTAAATGGAAAGTGTGGGAACGTTTTCTTTCTGCTGGACAAACGAGACGTAAGACTACCGGGTCATTCCGATAAGCCTCAAATATAGGTGTTGGTGGATCTCCGAAAGTATCTGAGTTAAATAAATCTTTTTTAACTGGGTGCACATTTAATCGATTAATTAACCGAGCACTGCGATAGTTAAACCCTCTTGAACCGTTATCAAACGTATCGAATAAATCGCTTTCCTCATCTTCACCTAATATTCCATCTGCAGGATCAATGATAACTTTTTTATTTTTATCCTCTAGTCTTACTCCATCGTGCATGAGTAGTGCAAATTCACGAACATCAGGAAGTAAAGGATGTTTTAAAACTACTGAAGTCCCTTTATGCACTTTTTCTAAGGTTGTAGGTTCATGGTATGTCGTTCCTTTTGGCTCGGCAATGAACATACCAAAAGTACCGAATGAGAGGTGATTTCGTAAGTCTGCCATATCCCATAAACCACATGCGCCGTGACTAGACTCAACATACCATCGATATGTTATCTTATTTCCTGGCTCTACCGTTTGGTCTGGATTAAAACCAACCGTTTCTCCGGCAGAAGATTTCACATCATAATCTAGTAGTTGAGGGTGTAGA carries:
- a CDS encoding response regulator transcription factor — translated: MQYVINIVEDEKSLNEILTTYLKKEDWIVHSFHTGEEALASSDEPHLWILDIMLPDIDGFQLLKEVKKKSNVPVIFISARDAELDRVIGLEMGCDDYISKPFLPRELTIRVKNVLQRVYGSPKQQDLVLHCGEYQIFENKRDVLFEGTSLELTAKEFDLLCYFCNHKGVAFSRENILITIWGEDYFGSDRVVDDLIRRLRKKMPNLPLETIYGYGYRMPQ
- a CDS encoding SCO family protein, giving the protein MKYKKRIIILLLLSIGALIYTFWPNGKTLPVLHTVEPFQMNSITNEKYFFDNNTIKVIAFIYTNCPDICPMTMNDFKRLQINLKEKDLFANKVQLITMSFDPERDDKETLLKYAKAFEADFNGWIWLHGTVTETERAISQFKLIYKKTASGYFSHQTKFYLVDKENRIRGIYEMTKPNVPFNHEQLLTDIDLLLNE
- a CDS encoding sensor histidine kinase yields the protein MMKKWPLFIQITAVFTGLLLCTSLLLLFFLPITLKNFFTEEIFTTIHYSQQFFYNKNRDLEIGKIDSPQEIQSIRTVNHVLVNNEGKIIKGTKLNPLIISKIITNINRENVSSKKYSIPFQGETIFIVAQKLVEHEKNYYVISFMWDTYRDELVVTLFKRIFFLMAIIIVISIFISSGLAKRLTKPIITMKLHVRKIAKRNWDEPLNIKRSDELGELAQSIEEMRKQLLQQDKAQQSFMQNISHDLKTPVMIIQSYAEAIRDGLYVKGTLEKTTEVISEEAKRLETKIQDLLYLTKLQYLETKHKQYEPFQILELLQAVSNRVKHQKREVNWVIENNDFGMIGNRAQFEVALENILNNCLRYAKTQIKISFSKENEFGKLHIWNDGPKIDEALLEKLFEPFSKGLEGNFGLGLTIVKKVIDSHNGSITINNAEHGVAYDIIVPIKK